In the genome of Chryseobacterium oryzae, one region contains:
- a CDS encoding glycerophosphodiester phosphodiesterase family protein: MKKIILGLAVLSTVVMNAQTQIIAHRGYWQTQPETTENSLKSLENSQKLKIYGSEFDVRMTKDGVLVVNHDEHHAKMEISETNFKDLEKVKLSNGENFPTLKDYLKQGKKDKALKLIVEIKPDKTKEKEDELTAKTIKMIKDMKLGSQCEFISFSLNICKEIKKLEPSFKVQYLRGELSPKQIKDEGLDGIDYHYSIFKKNPTWISEANSLGLITNAWTVNDIEIANELKAEKIGFITTNIPDKLKD, encoded by the coding sequence ATGAAAAAAATTATCTTAGGGTTAGCAGTTTTAAGTACCGTTGTAATGAATGCGCAAACCCAGATTATTGCACACAGAGGCTATTGGCAAACCCAGCCGGAAACTACAGAAAATTCTCTCAAATCTTTAGAAAACTCTCAGAAGCTGAAGATCTATGGTTCTGAATTTGATGTCCGAATGACAAAAGATGGAGTTTTGGTAGTGAACCACGACGAGCATCATGCAAAAATGGAAATCTCTGAAACCAATTTTAAAGATCTTGAAAAAGTAAAATTATCCAATGGCGAAAATTTTCCTACGCTTAAAGATTATCTTAAACAAGGGAAAAAAGATAAAGCATTGAAGCTGATTGTCGAAATTAAGCCAGATAAAACGAAAGAAAAAGAAGACGAGCTTACAGCGAAAACCATCAAAATGATTAAAGACATGAAATTGGGCAGTCAATGCGAGTTCATTTCTTTTAGCTTGAATATCTGTAAGGAAATCAAAAAATTGGAACCCTCATTTAAAGTTCAGTATCTGAGAGGAGAACTTTCTCCAAAGCAGATTAAAGATGAAGGATTAGACGGAATAGACTATCATTACAGTATCTTCAAGAAAAATCCTACATGGATTTCTGAAGCAAACAGCTTAGGGCTAATTACCAATGCCTGGACGGTAAATGACATTGAAATTGCCAATGAACTGAAAGCAGAAAAAATTGGTTTTATAACGACCAATATTCCCGATAAACTTAAAGATTAA